From Triticum aestivum cultivar Chinese Spring chromosome 7B, IWGSC CS RefSeq v2.1, whole genome shotgun sequence:
NNNNNNNNNNNNNNaccgccgccgccgccgccgccgggccagGGCAGGACGACCGCCCGCGcgccctcccctcccccctcccgcggggcccgccgccgccgacggcgacgCCCGCTCCGCGGCGCAGCCCGCCgcggccgcccccgcccccgaacCCTACCGGAGCTGCCGCGACCCGCGCGAAGGTACGACCCGCTCCGGTTCCCTGCTCGGGCCACTGATTGGTAGGTAGCACGACCAGCTGTTCCATGTACGGAAACGGAGCACTGTTGGAATCCGCTTTTTCCTTCCCGCAGCCGCGCGCATTTCGCGAGGTTCGCCTGCTGGGCCGGGCGCCCTCCCGTTCGCGCGGAATGCGGCTCGCCGGATCTCGAGATTTGGCGGGTTGAATCGGTGGATTTTTCTTCCCTGGAGGTACCGTAGCGAAGTAGTAATGCGGCGCGTGCCTTCCGTTTCGGGCAAAGATGCCGTGGTTAGCTTCGAGATCAGCGGGCGAGCGCCTTTTTTTCTGCCCCGGTACTGATGGCCTGGTAGCGTGCTTGCTTTAGTTTCAAAGATAAAATAGTATTAGCCTGCTTATTTCGGGTAACCCCACGGTGCTCTTTACGGTACATTCGGTGCCCTCCCATACAGGCTGTTTAAGCTGCACGGCATGGTCAGTTAGTTGTAGGAGGTGGAAAATGCCAATGTGAATATGGCCAGTAGTTTCAGCCGTGTCATCGAGCCGTGAATGTATACTGAATGTTTGTTTGACAATGACGATGTGACTCTGGTACGCCTACTAGTTTATTTTTTCAGTTGCTGTAACGTTAGTTTGACAGAAGTACATGCTTTTATCGAATCGAACAGTTGTGCGTTCAAGTGCGCTCAGCTTTTCCATTTGCGATTTGCTGTGGCAGCATGTTTCAAAATATAATAGTATAGCCTGCTTATTTCGGGTAACCCCACGATTCTCTTTCCGGTACATATTGTGTCCTCACAGGCTGTTTAGGCTGGATGCAACCGCAAATTAGTTTAGCTGTTTAAGCTGGATGCCACAGGCTGTGAACATGGTCAGTAGCTTTAGCCGTGCATCGAGCTGTGCATATATACTGAATGCAGAAATGTGATCTCACGGTTCAAATGTTAGGCAATGAACAACGAGAATGTAGCTCTAGGACGTACATTAGTTTATCCAGTTGCTGTAACATTAGTTTGACAGAAGTACCATCAGCTTTTATCCAATCAAACAGTTGTGTTGAAGTACCATCAGCTTTTCCGTTCGCTGTGGCAGCATGTTGCTGTGACACCGGTGTGCCCCAACCAACTTCTCTGCTTTCTGCCTTCCATTTCTACAAGCGGGTGTGGTCTGGCTTGTCACTGATGGATCCTACTTACTAGAAATTGAGCATATCACGGGCAGGGTTAAAATGGTCAAATTTCAGTTGTAGGGAGTCTGAAAGAAAGCTCCTTTACATGCTTGGATGTCTTGGAGACCTGCTTTCACCATTTCCTCTTGCTTTGCCTTGCATGCATTATTTAAAATAGATAAGATCTTCTGTCTCGCTACTAATTCTTTTAGCATATGTAGTGCACAGTCCGTATGCCATTTTTCTACATATTCCCCAAGACATGAGACTCTCCTCTGCAAGGGATTGAAAAGATGGCATCAAAAGGTCCCCGGTCGAAGCTAGACCATGAGACAAGACCTAGACGCAAGAAGGTTAGCTTGCAGCTTTGACATCTCATTTACCAGCTGTATTTTATCATTGCTCTCTATCTTCCTCATCTCTTTACTTCGCATTTCGTATTTACATGATGGCAAATTTATCTGTATGTTAGGTATGCCATCCATTGCCAGTTATCACTTTGGTTTTAGTACATTGACTGAAACCTTTTCCCTATCTGTTCAGGCTCTTGAAGCTCCAAGGGAGCCTCGGAAGCCAAAAGTTCACTGGGACCATGTTCTGGGGGAAATGGTTTGGCTGTCAAAGGTTAGTTTCTGCTAATACAATTGAACACTTGCTATCCTCCTTTTAAATGGCGTAATATTGCAGGATTCTGTCATGGAGCTGTAGTTATTCTATTATCTTTTCTTCCTTAACTTAAATATCCCGCAGGAGTTTGAATCTGAGAGGAAGTGGAAGTTGTCCATGGCTAAAAAGATTGCTCAAAGGGCCAATATGGGTGTAGTTGACCAAGCAACAAAGGATGAGAAAAAACAGAAGGTTTGCATTATCTATATGATATAACCAATCTATATTTTTTATACTTTATTTGAGCGTTACCAAATCAAGGGATGCCTTTATTTCTACTATCCAGATATCGATTCCATGGAGTTGTATCTTAGTTTGATGATCCTTTTTTTGCAGGAGGGGGAACATCGCCTGAGAAAAGTTGCCCTAAATATTTCTAAGGATGTGAAGAAGTTCTGGACCAAAATAGAGAAGTTGGCAAGTTTTCCTTTTGTGTGCCTTACTGTACCACTTACTTTACTATGTCATGTTCCCAAGAAACTGAACCAATATCACTTAATGATGTGAATGTAGGTTCTCTATAAGAATCAGCTAGAGGTTGAGGAAAGGAAGAAAAAGGCCCTCGATAAGCAGCTTGATTTCCTTTTAGGTCAGACTGAAAGGTACCACCATCTATTGTTGGTTGATTTTCCGTGTCTATTTCAAACCTTGGATTTTTTATTTTAGGTCAATTGGCCCTGGCTGCATGCTAAGCTTCTGTCATTTGCTTTGAATTTTCAGATATTCTACAATGTTGGCTGAAAATCTCGTGGATGTTCCCCATTTGCAAACACAAGAAAATGGACTGTTACAGACAAATGTACTATCCAAGGAGGAAGTAGCAGGACCTTCCCAGACTAATCAACTGTCCCAGGAGGAAGTAGCAGGACCTTCCCAGACTAATCAACCATCCCAGGAGGAAGTGGCAGGACCGTCACAGACTAATCAACCATTGCAGGAGGATGTAGCAGAACCTTCGCAGACTAATCAACCATTGCAGGAGGATGTAGCAGAACCTTCGCACACTAATCAACCATTGCAGGAGGATGTAGCAGAACCTTCGCATGCTAATCAACCAGCGCAGGAGGAAGTAGCTGAGGAGAACATAAATGCACCAACTCCTGATGATCTAGGTGTTTAGCTTGACAAATTACTGCATGCTTCAGAAAACTTATCCAGTTAACTGTCCTTTTCTTTAGGCTTTAACACTTTTTAGTTGCAGATACAATGGAAACTGATGATGACTACGATAGCAGCTCCTTGAACGAAGAACAGGTAAGCTAATATTTTTTGTTTGCCCATGTTTTTATTTTGTCCATATGAATCCTAAGGATCTTAGTACAAAACATTATTGTTGTGAATAAGTTGAACAATTTGTTTTTATTGGCAGTTTGCCATTTTCTTGTTCTGTTTTTCATGCCAGTATGTTATGATACCACATTTCTGCTCGGCACTCCTAGATTTCTGTTGATTAGCTGCTGTTCAAAATAACAAAATATAATACAACATGACATATACCTAAGTATTGTTATGATACTGCATTTCTGCCCCTGCTGGAAATCTTCATTGTTTTCGCAACATATGAATCACTCTGATATGTGTTGGTACTGCAGGAAGATGACGAGCGCACAATTGATGAGGATGAAGCCCAAATCACGGAGGCTGAGCGCAATGAAGAATTAGCTGCATTGCAGGCAGAAGCTGACATACCAATTGATGATCTTCTTAAGTCGTATCTCAAAAGCCAAGGTGATCCCCGAAAGCAGTTCTCTTCTACCTGCCTTAACATATGTAGAGACAGCACTGTGCTCTATTTGTTGCTAAATTGATAAATTGATCAGCTCAAGCATTCTTAGTTAGCAGGGAAAGCAGTCCAGCTAACAAAGACACTTGCAGCAACTCAGATTTGAAGAATTCAACTAAAGGTTAGATTTTCAAATACCTGTATGGCATTAGGAAACTGAAATACTGCATACTCATTTATGTCTTTCCAAATTAATCTGGCCTTTTTGCTGTTTATTATCAGATTCTTCAAACCAAGTTAATGGCTGTAATCATGATTCTGGTTATACTTCAAGTGATGAAGGCAATTTTTCTGAGGAAGTTGATGATAGCCACCATTATGCTGAGTTTGTGAAGAGGAATCATGTACAGTTGTTTTCCTTGTGCCTTTTTTTGCATAtggccatgtgtgtgagagagccAAGGCTATCAAGTTATAGAATGTTCTCTAACCTTCTACTAAATTTTTTTTTTTGCAGGGGAAAAGTAACGGCGGTATCTCTGGTGAGCAGGTATACATTTCAATAACCTGTTTTACTGTTGTAGAATTTCTCTCCTCGTTACAAAATCATCTAACTTTGAAAAAAAACTTCATTTCCTCCCTCGCTTGTTGCTTGACTAGTGTTCACCCTGAACTGTAATACAGTTTAGAATATATCATTTTGTTTTGTGAAAAATCTACTTTTCGCCAGTTGCGTGAGTCTGATTTTCACCCCAAACCCTGACATGTCTGGACTCTTGAAGCCAAGCAAATCTTGTCAGTAGACTGGTTTAGtgagtggtttttggtgatgtggCATACTAGTAACTTAGCACGAACTTGATGCCAAAATTCATCGGACTAAAAGTGGTGGTGGATTTATCGGGGGGAGTGATCATGAGATCCAGATTCACCAGCAATTTTGAAGAGGAGCTCACTAGGTCAGTTGAACAATGCGGTGGACTTGATCAGTTTCTTCTTTCCCAGTCTGCTGCACCGCCCCCTTTCTTTCACCAATTTGGGCTTCACTCTAGTTTTCCATCGTACACTTCCCATCCACTGAATTGAAGCTACCTTTTAACCTGCTCGTCCTCTGCCATTCCTCCCCATCCTTGTGGAGTCAGCCCTTGTCTGTGTTGTGCGACAGTGCTTGAACAGATTGACGTGGTTAGCGAAGCATGTGAGGTGGACATGTTGGATCTGCATGTTGAACACATTCACCTCAGGTATCAGTTTCTTTGTGCAGAGCACTCCTAAAGATTAGCTGAAGCAGGCCCTTGCTTTACCCCCAGGATTGCATGGGAGGGAGGCAAATACAAAGATGGTGTTTCAAAAACAAATGTGCCACTTGCACTTCGGGTCTATTGCCTACCGGAGGTTGAGGTGGCAGCCATGTCATCCAAAACTGTTTTTCCAACTAGATTAAGATAACATTTTCTTTGAGGGTTGAGGTTCATCTTAACGGTATGTTAATTTATGGTAAAAAGTTAAGTCTCACTTAAGAGTTTAGGGAGGGATAGTTAAAATCTGAGGAAGGGTTACAACAACAGAATGCCGAAATGCCAATGGGAAATATGCATTAGAGAGTTTTGGAGTGTGAAGTAGGAAGGGACAAATTAACAAGATGTTGAAAATCTTAATGGCAATAATCCCTTTTCACTTCCTTTGTCCAACTAACATGCACAGTCAAGATTTTCTATTAATGATGGACCATGCTGATGCCTATTGAATGGGATAATCTTTCTGCTCAACCTTCTCCACAGCTTAAAAACCAGAGGCATGCGACATAGGAACCGTGAACTGGAGTAGTAATTGGCAAGCGTTCACAGGTTGAATAGCTTGCTGAAAATTGTTAACGTGGATTGAAATACCAAGCAATCCTAGTGATTATCCTGTTTGTGTTTTGGCATGATCTGCTTTGGTGTAATAAATGCGAAAGTATACCTAAGTCAACGATCTGTTTTTCTTCTTAAGTACTGTGTGGGGAATCTATGGTTTTGCATACTAACTCGTATTGTTTATTATTTTCAGGAGGATAACGATTATGTTTGTACTGATGAAGGAAAGGTAGTGCACCCATCTTCATCTGATTTCTTCACCACTTGCTTGTTTGCTGATACTTAACGTTATACTAATTGGATGGAAGTTGCTCTGGAAGATTTGAAACACATCCTTTCATGATTCATGGAGTAGCCATGTGCATTGAATTCTCGTACCTTTCGTATATGTGTTTATCTTTGTCTATTTGGGAGCCTTATTAGATCCATCTATTTGATAGGATGATGAAGCAACTTTATCTGAAGAGGAAGATTTGGCAAAGAAAGATGGCCCTGATCCTTTGGATGAGGTGATTTTATACATTAGTCAGTAATGTGGTTGAACTGTTCACATTGTCATTTTGAGCTGCTGTAGTTGTGAATTTACGGATTTGGTTACTACATGAATGAACTAGTCAGTAAAACCTGCTCGTGCAATTGATTCACTATCAATGTCATACAATGCAACTACCAAAGATTAGCACTTTTTCAGTATTTTAATTGGTTATAAGCTTCTGATGGCCATTCTCTTAGTAGCACATCTGTAGAGCAAATTGTGAAATTCTGATTCTGTCAATCTGCTATCTGACTTTTAAGCAAAATTTAATTTAAGATGGATATTTGGGCAAAGAGCTTCCAAAGTTTTAGAGGTTTTTGTTATGTCTGTTAAACAAAGTGTCTTGGGCGCATGCACACAAAATGCCCCTATGTTCTAGATATCAGAAAACAACTGAGCTTTATTGTTTGCTTGTGAAGCCAGAGTGGAAAACAATGAGAAAACTGAGTGAGGTCAGAACCACTGCAGTGAAAGATGGGTCTAAAATGATTAATGTTCATTGACTGAACTTTATTTTAATTAAAGACCTAGCATACATTTGTAGAAAACCCAGATGGGGGCATTGGGCTGTTTTAAGTTGCTTGTGTGTTTAAGACCCTTTTATTTGAGGTTCCAATTTTATGATCATTGCACGCATATACTAGCTTCGCCCTTGCATATTTCCTACTAACTCTTTATCATTGATCTTGTTTCGTAAATACAGATTAAGCTTCTGCAAAAAGAGAGTGAGATCCCACTAGAAGAACTTCTTGCGAGGTACCCAAAGGTATGCAGATTTTCCATTTGCTTTCTTCAATTGCATTTTACTGTGGTCCATCTGTAATGCCCTTTTTATATTTATATAGGATGGCTATGCAGATGACGTAACAACAGAACTGGAGGATTCACCCACACATTCTAGCGAAGAGGTTAATAGTGACATGTCTCTGGATGATCTACCTGCGGACTTGGAACTGAACAATGatacgtctgaaaatcatgaaatagCAGAAGTGCTGGGAACTGAGCATGTGAGCGGCAATGCCCTACAGCTAGAAATAGTTTCAGAGCCTAGCGTGCAAGAAACCTCTGTTAAAGGAGACGAGCTGACTGATGCTAAGGTGATGGCCGATGAGGAAGCTAGTGTACAAGAATGTTCTGTTGAAGAAGTTGAGATGACCGATGCTAAGGTGATGGCCGATCAGGAAACTATTGTACAAGAATGTCCTGTTAAAGAAGATGAGCTGACTGATGCTAAGGTGATGGCCGATGAGGAAACTAGTGTACAAGAACGTTCTGTTAAAGAAGATGAGCTGACTGATGCTAAGGCGATTGCCGATGAGGAAACTGGTGACAGTGTAATggctgatgctgctgctgctgcaagaGCAGCACAACCAACTGGGAACACCTTCTCAACAACGAGTGTCCGCACGAAATTCCCATTCCTTCTCAAGCATTCTCTTCGGGAATATCAGCATATTGGGTTGGACTGGTTGGTTGCTATGTATGAAAAGAGGCTGAATGGAATTTTAGCAGATGAAATGGGTTTAGGGAAGACGATCATGACTATCTCCTTGCTAGCACACCTTGCATGTGAGAAGGGGATATGGGGTCCACATCTTATTGTCGTGCCAACCAGTGTTATGTTAAATTGGGAGACAGAATTTCTGAAATGGTGTCCTGCCTTTAAAATACTTACTTATTTTGGAAGTGCAAAGGAGAGAAAGCAGAAACGTCAAGGTTGGATGAAGCCAAATTTTTTCCATGTATGCATCACGACATACAGGCTAGTTATTCAGGACTCCAAAGCGTTCAAGCGAAAGAAGTGGAAGTATCTTATTCTTGATGAGGCTCATCTGATAAAGAACTGGAAATCACAAAGATGGCAGACTCTGCTGAATTTTAATTCGAAACGACGTATTCTGTTGACTGGAACTCCTTTGCAAAATGACCTTATGGAACTTTGGTCTCTCATGCACTTTTTGATGCCACATGTATTCCAGTCTCACCAAGAGTTCAAGGATTGGTTCTGCAATCCAATATCAGGAATGGTGGAGGGCCAAGACAAGGTAAACAAGGAAGTTATCGATAGGTTGCACAATGTCCTCCGCCCATTTATATTACGGCGATTGAAACGAGATGTTGAGAAACAGTTACCACAGAAGCATGAGCATGTCATATATTGCCGACTTTCCAGAAGGCAAAGAAACTTGTATGAAGATTTTATTGCCAGCTCAGATACACAAGCAACACTGTCAAGTGGCAACTATTTTGGTATGATTAGCATCATTATGCAACTCAGAAAGGTCTGTAACCATCCGGATCTTTTTGAAGGCCGCCCAATTATCAGCTCATTTGACATGGCAGGGATTGACATGCAGATCAGCTCTTCTGTTTGCATGGTCCTGGATAAGGGCCCATTTTCTCAGGCTGGTCTGTCTGATATGAACCTTGTGTTTACTCAAAATGAATTTAATATGACTTCTTGGGAGGCGGATGAGGTTGCTGCTGTCTTTCTTCCAGGCATCACCTCTAGGGGCTCTGGTGCAGAGATTTCTTGCTCTAGCAAGGCTGGTCAGAGAAGTAATGGAacaaatatttttgaagaaattcagaAAGCCTTGCAGGAGGAGAGAATTAAAGAGGCCAAAGAAAGAGCAGCTTCAATTGCTTGGTGGAATAGGTTGAGATGCGAGAAGAGGCCTGTTTATGGTAGAAACATTAGAGAGCTTCTGACCATAAGACATCCTATGTGTGATGTTCTTGAGAAGAAGAACAACCCTTCATGCTACATGGATTTTTCATCGAGTCTAGCAGATCTTGTTCTTTCATCTGTGGAACGCTTCAATAAAATGCTTGGCTTTATTGAATCATTTACTTTTGCAATTCCTGCTGCACGGGCTGCTACTCCTATTTGCTGGTGCAAAAAAAGGAATTCACCTGTTCTTCTTGGACCAGCTTACAGAGAACAATGTATGAATGAGTTCTCGCCCATTCTCTCCCCTATAAGGCCTGCAATTGTTCGCCGTCAAGTGTACTTCCCGGACAGGCGCTTGATCCAGTTTGACTGTGGGAAGTTGCAGGAGCTTGCTGTCTTGCTGAGACGTTTGAAGTCAGAAGGACACAGAGCCTTGATATTTACTCAGATGACCAAGATGCTTGATACTTTGGAGGAATTCATTAATTTGTATGGCTATACATATTTGAGGTTAGATGGTTCTACCCAGCCAGAAGAGAGGCAGACACTAATGCAGAGGTTCAATACAAACCCGaagttttttcttttcattttatccACTCGCAGTGGCGGTGTGGGAGTCAACCTAGTAGGGGCAGACACTGTTATATTCTATGACAGTGACTGGAACCCTGCAATGGATCAACAAGCCCAAGACAGATGCCACAGGATAGGACAAACACGTGAAGTTAACATCTATAGGCTAATTAGTGAGAGCACTATAGAGGAGAATATTCTCAAGAAAGCAAATCAGAAGCGAACACTTGATGATTTAGTGATACAACGCGGTTGTTACAATACAGAGTTCTTCAAGAAGCTAGACCCTATGGAATTTTTTTCTGGGCACACAGCTCTTAATGTCGAAGAACAGCCGAGGGATCGCTCTATGACTGCTGTATCCTCAAATGAAACTGGTCTGGCTCTGTCAAATGCAGATGTTGAAGCAGCTATTAGACAGGCAGAAGACGAAGCTGACTATATGGCTCTCAAAAGGTTGGAGCAGGAAGAGGCTGCAGACAATCAAGAATTCAGTGAGGAGGTTGCTGGAAGGCTAGAGGATGATGAGCTTGTAAATGAGGAGGATACAAAACCTGATGATCACACCAGTGAAGAGCATAAACATCAAAGTTCTGATGCGGATAAGGATAAAAATGTTGGTTTACCTGTGAACCAAATAAATGAAGAAAAGGCTCTTACATTGGCTGCAGGTGACGGAGATATGGATATGCTTGCTGATGTTAAGCAAATGGCTGCTGCAGCAGCTGCAGCAGGACAAGCGAGTTCATCTTTTGAAAATCACCTTCGGCCAATAGATAGATATGCAATGCGGTTTTTGGAGCTCTGGGATCCAATAATTGACAAAGCTGCTGTAAATTATCAGGTGAATGTTGCAGAGGAAGAATGGGAACTT
This genomic window contains:
- the LOC123163189 gene encoding protein PHOTOPERIOD-INDEPENDENT EARLY FLOWERING 1 isoform X3, with the translated sequence MASKGPRSKLDHETRPRRKKALEAPREPRKPKVHWDHVLGEMVWLSKEFESERKWKLSMAKKIAQRANMGVVDQATKDEKKQKEGEHRLRKVALNISKDVKKFWTKIEKLVLYKNQLEVEERKKKALDKQLDFLLGQTERYSTMLAENLVDVPHLQTQENGLLQTNVLSKEEVAGPSQTNQLSQEEVAGPSQTNQPSQEEVAGPSQTNQPLQEDVAEPSQTNQPLQEDVAEPSHTNQPLQEDVAEPSHANQPAQEEVAEENINAPTPDDLDTMETDDDYDSSSLNEEQEDDERTIDEDEAQITEAERNEELAALQAEADIPIDDLLKSYLKSQAQAFLVSRESSPANKDTCSNSDLKNSTKDSSNQVNGCNHDSGYTSSDEGNFSEEVDDSHHYAEFVKRNHGKSNGGISGEQEDNDYVCTDEGKDDEATLSEEEDLAKKDGPDPLDEIKLLQKESEIPLEELLARYPKDGYADDVTTELEDSPTHSSEEVNSDMSLDDLPADLELNNDTSENHEIAEVLGTEHVSGNALQLEIVSEPSVQETSVKGDELTDAKVMADEEASVQECSVEEVEMTDAKVMADQETIVQECPVKEDELTDAKVMADEETSVQERSVKEDELTDAKAIADEETGDSVMADAAAAARAAQPTGNTFSTTSVRTKFPFLLKHSLREYQHIGLDWLVAMYEKRLNGILADEMGLGKTIMTISLLAHLACEKGIWGPHLIVVPTSVMLNWETEFLKWCPAFKILTYFGSAKERKQKRQGWMKPNFFHVCITTYRLVIQDSKAFKRKKWKYLILDEAHLIKNWKSQRWQTLLNFNSKRRILLTGTPLQNDLMELWSLMHFLMPHVFQSHQEFKDWFCNPISGMVEGQDKVNKEVIDRLHNVLRPFILRRLKRDVEKQLPQKHEHVIYCRLSRRQRNLYEDFIASSDTQATLSSGNYFGMISIIMQLRKVCNHPDLFEGRPIISSFDMAGIDMQISSSVCMVLDKGPFSQAGLSDMNLVFTQNEFNMTSWEADEVAAVFLPGITSRGSGAEISCSSKAGQRSNGTNIFEEIQKALQEERIKEAKERAASIAWWNRLRCEKRPVYGRNIRELLTIRHPMCDVLEKKNNPSCYMDFSSSLADLVLSSVERFNKMLGFIESFTFAIPAARAATPICWCKKRNSPVLLGPAYREQCMNEFSPILSPIRPAIVRRQVYFPDRRLIQFDCGKLQELAVLLRRLKSEGHRALIFTQMTKMLDTLEEFINLYGYTYLRLDGSTQPEERQTLMQRFNTNPKFFLFILSTRSGGVGVNLVGADTVIFYDSDWNPAMDQQAQDRCHRIGQTREVNIYRLISESTIEENILKKANQKRTLDDLVIQRGCYNTEFFKKLDPMEFFSGHTALNVEEQPRDRSMTAVSSNETGLALSNADVEAAIRQAEDEADYMALKRLEQEEAADNQEFSEEVAGRLEDDELVNEEDTKPDDHTSEEHKHQSSDADKDKNVGLPVNQINEEKALTLAAGDGDMDMLADVKQMAAAAAAAGQASSSFENHLRPIDRYAMRFLELWDPIIDKAAVNYQVNVAEEEWELERIEKLKEDLEAEIDEDQEPLSYESWDVDFATTAYRQQVEALAKKQLLEEQERQALEAAKELEEMNEMASSHRKKSKKKKRKAGKFKSLKKGRVSSESEAMHDETSVDTMSIDDNAPSPELMSDESPHHGSHKRKKMTPRNEEVSSSSRALKKFKKAPKSNFTPESSSHKHSLEGKQLKLMDEVNDSDPKSVRIKSDGRISMPSMPAKRVMVIKPERLKKKGLLWPRDCALDSWTTEEDAVLCGTVHEYGPVWELASDFLHSIPGGAFYRGRYRHPVHCCERFRELFCKYVLSATDNANSEKAPSGAGKAVLKVSEDQTRMLLNVISEIPNNELLLQKHFMAILSSVWRSKCAHESRHVTSVCSSATHKPVRLSENWSMANDKPSFNLVRTALVDAQAQCSRVAIPTSNQEPRRRHLDLVLDFRTDRHAYQADFPSLVNVSILEPDPIRRTVVPVEQSLLSGLPHRHAENRFRIASEACFEGEGSHWASSVHMNDAARHKSGSKSTGKHKAASESGRPPKSKIQRTAEPQEMPALKFDFLRSPRQLLTSAAEFPITQSLSDFGIDDSELTYMEDLPLEETDTEFAPSQYDPVSLAGIEELDPLVDLTDIG
- the LOC123163189 gene encoding protein PHOTOPERIOD-INDEPENDENT EARLY FLOWERING 1 isoform X6 — protein: MASKGPRSKLDHETRPRRKKALEAPREPRKPKVHWDHVLGEMVWLSKEFESERKWKLSMAKKIAQRANMGVVDQATKDEKKQKEGEHRLRKVALNISKDVKKFWTKIEKLVLYKNQLEVEERKKKALDKQLDFLLGQTERYSTMLAENLVDVPHLQTQENGLLQTNVLSKEEVAGPSQTNQLSQEEVAGPSQTNQPSQEEVAGPSQTNQPLQEDVAEPSQTNQPLQEDVAEPSHTNQPLQEDVAEPSHANQPAQEEVAEENINAPTPDDLDTMETDDDYDSSSLNEEQEDDERTIDEDEAQITEAERNEELAALQAEADIPIDDLLKSYLKSQVSRESSPANKDTCSNSDLKNSTKDSSNQVNGCNHDSGYTSSDEGNFSEEVDDSHHYAEFVKRNHGKSNGGISGEQEDNDYVCTDEGKDDEATLSEEEDLAKKDGPDPLDEIKLLQKESEIPLEELLARYPKDGYADDVTTELEDSPTHSSEEVNSDMSLDDLPADLELNNDTSENHEIAEVLGTEHVSGNALQLEIVSEPSVQETSVKGDELTDAKVMADEEASVQECSVEEVEMTDAKVMADQETIVQECPVKEDELTDAKVMADEETSVQERSVKEDELTDAKAIADEETGDSVMADAAAAARAAQPTGNTFSTTSVRTKFPFLLKHSLREYQHIGLDWLVAMYEKRLNGILADEMGLGKTIMTISLLAHLACEKGIWGPHLIVVPTSVMLNWETEFLKWCPAFKILTYFGSAKERKQKRQGWMKPNFFHVCITTYRLVIQDSKAFKRKKWKYLILDEAHLIKNWKSQRWQTLLNFNSKRRILLTGTPLQNDLMELWSLMHFLMPHVFQSHQEFKDWFCNPISGMVEGQDKVNKEVIDRLHNVLRPFILRRLKRDVEKQLPQKHEHVIYCRLSRRQRNLYEDFIASSDTQATLSSGNYFGMISIIMQLRKVCNHPDLFEGRPIISSFDMAGIDMQISSSVCMVLDKGPFSQAGLSDMNLVFTQNEFNMTSWEADEVAAVFLPGITSRGSGAEISCSSKAGQRSNGTNIFEEIQKALQEERIKEAKERAASIAWWNRLRCEKRPVYGRNIRELLTIRHPMCDVLEKKNNPSCYMDFSSSLADLVLSSVERFNKMLGFIESFTFAIPAARAATPICWCKKRNSPVLLGPAYREQCMNEFSPILSPIRPAIVRRQVYFPDRRLIQFDCGKLQELAVLLRRLKSEGHRALIFTQMTKMLDTLEEFINLYGYTYLRLDGSTQPEERQTLMQRFNTNPKFFLFILSTRSGGVGVNLVGADTVIFYDSDWNPAMDQQAQDRCHRIGQTREVNIYRLISESTIEENILKKANQKRTLDDLVIQRGCYNTEFFKKLDPMEFFSGHTALNVEEQPRDRSMTAVSSNETGLALSNADVEAAIRQAEDEADYMALKRLEQEEAADNQEFSEEVAGRLEDDELVNEEDTKPDDHTSEEHKHQSSDADKDKNVGLPVNQINEEKALTLAAGDGDMDMLADVKQMAAAAAAAGQASSSFENHLRPIDRYAMRFLELWDPIIDKAAVNYQVNVAEEEWELERIEKLKEDLEAEIDEDQEPLSYESWDVDFATTAYRQQVEALAKKQLLEEQERQALEAAKELEEMNEMASHRKKSKKKKRKAGKFKSLKKGRVSSESEAMHDETSVDTMSIDDNAPSPELMSDESPHHGSHKRKKMTPRNEEVSSSSRALKKFKKAPKSNFTPESSSHKHSLEGKQLKLMDEVNDSDPKSVRIKSDGRISMPSMPAKRVMVIKPERLKKKGLLWPRDCALDSWTTEEDAVLCGTVHEYGPVWELASDFLHSIPGGAFYRGRYRHPVHCCERFRELFCKYVLSATDNANSEKAPSGAGKAVLKVSEDQTRMLLNVISEIPNNELLLQKHFMAILSSVWRSKCAHESRHVTSVCSSATHKPVRLSENWSMANDKPSFNLVRTALVDAQAQCSRVAIPTSNQEPRRRHLDLVLDFRTDRHAYQADFPSLVNVSILEPDPIRRTVVPVEQSLLSGLPHRHAENRFRIASEACFEGEGSHWASSVHMNDAARHKSGSKSTGKHKAASESGRPPKSKIQRTAEPQEMPALKFDFLRSPRQLLTSAAEFPITQSLSDFGIDDSELTYMEDLPLEETDTEFAPSQYDPVSLAGIEELDPLVDLTDIG